The following proteins are co-located in the Solanum pennellii chromosome 1, SPENNV200 genome:
- the LOC107007850 gene encoding E3 ubiquitin-protein ligase ZNF598-like produces the protein MDDSCAVCAETLEWVAYGACGHKDVCSTCVARLRFICDDRRCCICKTEADVVFVTKALGDYTNMIGDFSVFPFEPKQGKSGSYWYHEDTQAFFDDFDHYKMILAMCRLSCSVCDKMEGPDVDGVKRRARFKNIDQLKGHLFHKHKLHMCSLCLEGRKIFICEQKLYTRAQLNQHIHTGDSEVDGTESERGGFMGHPLCEFCRTPFYGDNELYSHMSTEHYTCHMCQRQHPGQYEYYKNYDDLEIHFRRDHFLCEDGSCLAKKFIVFQSEAELKRHNTLEHGGRMSRSQRSAALQIPTSFRYRRSSEQVNRRGRGQSFRRDNAESELSMAIQASLETANADGRLHDTSSSRRVVTDQTVTDDADLLVQPFDSLTTDSEPASRYLQAVSQISRNSQLEESSFPPLAAPPVNSQPRPQSDAPTNTMASHLRRKQNKSTKLPNSSPAWPATTGHSPPVIGHQPAWPVISSASGSSSNSRHSKAVVNKPSAPGITREQAWPAVNSAFGSASGSTQVKTSTAADGPPSSSYLNSVASRSSLAHESSSSSVGSSRSWAHSNRISHSSSAPNLVQSGSFDSSTTDFPPVSAAQTRKLPASGQQAVANVEDVQTANKSLVERMHIALDFDQDKFTAFKDISAEYRQGLIDAETYLAYAAQFGLSHLVLELARLCPDAERQKALIDTYNANLGGTVPIQNRLSGINRLKDGRSSKNGKGKSIDAGSVTSKDNVADNILSTVRKLQSSHKIPEDDVEVLSRDGYRSAKGKSKLTPNESEEELNSRGKPLKLDARQNDSSAKDESNHRPGNNDGKGKQRKKTSKFHRVRLGDGSVETLLNLNSSNPDLDPNPDRKETSDDQVNPESLPVRGVWRNGGGQKLVAMTSKGPKK, from the exons ATGGATGATAGCTGTGCAGTCTGTGCTGAAACCCTTGAATGGGTTGCCTATGGAGCTTGCGGTCACAAAGATGTTTGCTCTACCTGTGTTGCTCGTCTTCGATTCATCTGCGATGATCGCCGATGTTGTATTTGCAAAACTGAGGCTGATGTTGTATTTGTCACCAAG GCTTTAGGggattatacaaatatgattggTGACTTTTCAGTATTTCCATTTGAACCAAAACAAGGCAAAAGTGGTTCTTATTGGTATCATGAGGACACCCAGGCTTTCTTTGATGATTTTGACCATTACAAGATGATCCTGGCAATGTGCAGGCTTTCTTGTAGTGTGTGTGATAAGATGGAGGGGCCGGATGTTGATGGAGTGAAGAGAAGAGCAAGGTTCAAAAATATTGATCAGTTAAAAGGACACCTGTTCCATAAGCACAAGTTGCACATGTGCAGCTTATGTTTGGAAGGAAGAAAG ATATTTATCTGTGAGCAGAAACTGTACACAAGGGCTCAGCTGAATCAGCATATACACACAGGTGACTCTGAGGTTGATGGTACTGAAAGTGAAAGAGGTGGATTCATGGGTCATCCTCTTTGTGAATTCTGTAGGACCCCATTTTATGGTGATAATGAGTTGTATTCTCACATGTCGACTGAACATTATACTTGTCACATGTGCCAGAG GCAGCACCCTGGGCAATACGAATACTACAAGAATTATGATGACCTAGAG ATCCACTTCCGCAGAGATCATTTCTTATGTGAAGACGGGAGCTGTCTTGCGAAAAAGTTTATTGTTTTCCAGTCTGAAGCTGAGTTGAAG AGGCACAATACTCTCGAGCATGGAGGTCGTATGTCGCGTTCCCAACGCAGTGCTGCTTTGCAG ATACCGACGAGTTTCCGATATCGCCGTAGTAGTGAACAGGTTAATCGTCGTGGAAGGGGACAATCATTTAGGCGTGATAATGCTGAGAGTGAACTCTCCATGGCCATTCAAGCCAGTTTAGAGACCGCTAATGCAGATGGAAGACTGCATGATACATCAAGCAGTAGGAGGGTAGTTACTGATCAAACGGTAACAGATGATGCTGATCTCCTTGTTCAACCGTTTGATTCTTTGACTACTGATTCTGAGCCAGCTTCAAGATATCTACAAGCTGTATCTCAAATTTCCAGAAATTCTCAGCTTGAAGAATCTTCATTTCCTCCCCTTGCTGCGCCTCCTGTTAATAGTCAACCAAGACCTCAGTCTGATGCACCCACGAACACTATGGCATCACATCTACGCCGAAAGCAAAACAAAAGTACAAAGCTTCCTAATTCATCTCCTGCATGGCCAGCAACAACCGGTCACTCACCACCGGTAATTGGTCATCAGCCTGCCTGGCCTGTGATAAGTAGTGCTTCTGGATCATCATCTAATTCCAGGCATAGTAAGGCAGTCGTGAACAAACCTTCTGCACCAGGAATTACCCGTGAACAAGCTTGGCCTGCTGTTAATAGTGCTTTTGGATCAGCATCAGGCTCTACTCAGGTTAAAACGTCAACAGCAGCAGATGGACCTCCATCATCTAGTTATTTGAACTCTGTTGCTTCTCGATCTTCATTAGCACATGAATCATCTTCTAGCTCCGTTGGTTCATCCAGGAGTTGGGCCCACAGCAATCGAATTAGCCATTCCTCGTCAGCCCCAAACCTTGTTCAGAGTGGGTCTTTTGACTCTTCTACTACTGATTTTCCTCCAGTCTCTGCTGCACAGACTCGCAAACTTCCTGCAAGTGGCCAGCAGGCAGTTGCAAATGTGGAAGATGTTCAAACCGCAAATAAATCTTTGGTAGAAAGGATGCATATTGCTCTAGATTTTGATCAAGACAAATTCACTGCATTTAAGGACATCTCTGCGGAATATCGTCAAGGTTTAATTGATGCTGAGACATATCTGGCATATGCCGCGCAGTTTGGCTTGTCACATCTCGTTCTTGAGTTGGCTAGACTATGCCCTGATGCTGAAAGGCAAAAGGCATTAATTGACACCTATAATGCTAATTTAGGAGGCACTGTCCCTATACAGAATCGTCTAAGTGGTATCAATCGCTTGAAAGATGGTAGAAGTTCAAAGAACGGTAAAGGCAAGTCAATAGATGCTGGAAGTGTTACTTCAAAGGATAATGTGGCAGATAACATTTTAAGTACTGTGAGGAAATTGCAGTCTAGCCATAAGATTCCCGAAGATGATGTGGAAGTTTTGTCTAGAGATGGTTATCGGTCTGCTAAAGGTAAATCAAAATTGACTCCGAATGAATCCGAGGAAGAATTGAACTCCCGAGGCAAGCCTTTAAAGCTGGATGCCCGCCAGAATGACTCGTCTGCTAAAGATGAGTCAAATCACAGGCCGGGGAATAATGATGGGAAAGGCAAGCAGCGGAAGAAAACCTCAAAGTTTCACAGAGTTCGCTTAGGTGATGGATCTGTTGAAACACTTTTGAATCTCAATAGTTCAAACCCTGATCTGGATCCCAACCCAGATCGAAAAGAGACATCAGATGACCAAGTTAACCCTGAAAGTTTGCCTGTGCGTGGTGTTTGGCGAAATGGAGGTGGTCAAAAGCTTGTAGCTATGACTTCCAAAGGTCCAAAAAAGTGA